The DNA region GGCTCGATCCACCAGCTCTGGAGGCCGCCGTGGACAATCAGGGCCGCGAGGAAGAACCCGACCAGCAATGGCGATCGCAGCGAGATGCGGTTCTGGTGGTGTTCGGTGGCGGTGACGAAGGCGAGGAAGAAGAGGAACCCACCGATGAAGAGCACCGGGTGGTGGGCGTTGAAAACGGTCCAAGCGAGGAAGCCGAGGTGCACGATGATGATCCAGGCCGGGATTGGGTCGGTACGGTCTTCCCAGCGCTCCGGGTGGATTTCGCCGTCTTCCACGCCGTCGGCGGCATCTGCCAGGCGAGTGAGCTCCGCGCGGAAGAACATGAAGTATGCGGTGTTGGAGAGAAGGATTGCGATGACTGCTTTCCACCCGAAGTCAGCCAGCATGTGAGCGGATGACCACTCCCATCCCGATGCAACCATCAGCACAGGTGGGGCTGCGAAGTTGGTCAGGGTGCCGCCTACCGAAATGTTCACAAAGAGCAAACCGAGCGTGGCGTAGGCGAAGCTCTTCTTCGGCTTCAGTTTGTAGAAGCGCTTGAGCAGGATCATGGCGCCGATGGTCATGGCGGCCGGCTCCGTGATGAACGATCCGAGAACCGGAGCGATGGTCAGCACGGCGAGCCACCACGAAGCAGGGCTGCCTTTGCCCAGGTTGGCGGCAATTTTCATCGCACCTTCGGCGAAGCGCAGCACCGGACGGCTGGCGGCAATCGCCATGATCACGATGACGAACATCGGCTCGGTGAAGTTGCGGTCCTTGTCGAGGTAGAGGGTGAAGTTGTGCCAGTCGTAGAAGTGTACGGTGGCTCCGACCAGTGCCAGCGTCCAGATGCCGAAGATGGCTTCCACTTCGCCGAGGAAATGGAGCATGGTGGCCTTGAAGCAGACGTCGTCCTTGGCGCCGATGTGTGGTTTGTCCTCGGCGGTGCGGCGGTCGCGCTTGATTTGTTCTTCGTGGTGCTGCTGAGCGACGTGGGAGAGGTGGGTGATTTTGCCCGCCATGAACGTGTGAATGATGGCGAGAAGGAAGATCAAGGTCACCGTCACGTTGAACGGAGTGGCACGCGATTTGATCACGTCGAGCATGCCCGGCTCGGATCCGTCTTCGGTGACGACTGGCTCGTATTGGTTGAGCGGAGTAGGGAAAACCGAGTACTGCGCGGGGGATGTCTCGGTGGCTGGGTAGGCAGGCTTGAGATCGCCTCCTCCACCTGCCGCTTGTGCGGTGAGTGGGGCCAACGCCATGATCACTAGGATCAGCGGGAGAACTTTGCGTGCAATCTGGTGAATTGTCATAGGGTGGTGGGGGCGTGTGCGTGGTTTGGGGTACAAGAATCTGCAAACCAAACTGAAAATGCCTTGGATTCCTTGGAAACGCGCACACTCTTGCCATGATGCTTCGCTTGTTGCAACCACTAGCGGATGGGCGGTGATTGGATTTGTTCGAATTTTTGCATGACGATGACGACACGAATGAGCATGAATGCCGGGGTGAATTGGTTACGTAGTCGCTCGGGTTTTGGTTTGGTGTGTGGTGTTTGTTTGGCGCTCACGGGGTGTGTTTCTACGGAAGGGCCTTCCGAGTCTGCGGATGGATCCATCGTGGAGAACCCGACCAACGAGGCGTCTGGCGCGGTGGGCGATGCGTTCAAGATCGATATGGAGGCGGACAACGCGGGCGTGGAGGCGGCAATCACCGAGTTTGAGCAGTTTGTGGATACCGAGGAGGGGATCACTCCGATCGACGCAGGATCTGATTTGCCCGACGTCTTGCCAGCGCTCGATGAAGACGAAGTGTCTTCGGGGAACCAGTTCGGGGAGCAAGGGGGCGCGGGCGGTTCCGGGCGGCCGGTGTGGATGAGTAGTGGCAGCGAGGCGATCCTTGCAGCGCAGAACCAGGAGTTGCCGCTACTGGTGTGGATGGCGAACTCGCGCTCCGGGGCGGCTGACCGTGCGATCCGTGACCAGGTTTTCGCAACCAATGAGTTCCGCAAGATGGCGGGCGAGCGCTTTGTTGGATTGAAGATCGATTACGGCGACCAGGAAACCCGCAACAGTAAGTACTATCAGAGCTTTAAAGATCGCTACAAACCGCGCGGCGCACCGGTGGTTCTGTTGCTTCGCGCCGATGGCACGGAGTTTGCCCGCTACCGCGGATACCGCAGTGATGCATCGGTCAAAGGTTGGTTGCAGCGGTTGGAGGCGGATCTGGAGAAGCTGAGCGAGAGCGAAGAACGCTGGATCGAGACCCTGCGGCGCAATGGATACCGCGATTGGAAAGATACGCAGGGACGCACGTTTTTTGGGCGCCTGATGAGCGTGGAAGACGACGATGTTTGGTTTATGGACCGTTACAAGCGCCGCTACGAGGTGCCGCTGCGGAGATTGTCACCAGCCGACCGAGCCGGGATCTTGAAGGCGAACCGATAGGAGGGGGAGCTTAGCTCGGACAGATCAGCGGCCGGCGGGGGTGACAGGTGTCGCGCGGCGGACCGGGGCGTCCTTTTTGACCGTTTGGATTTCCACCCGGCGGTTGGGTTGCTGGGCGTCGGCATCGCCGGTGGGCGAGACGATGGGCTTTGTTTCGCCGAGGCCGCGGGTTTGGATGCGGGCTGGGGAAATCATCAGCGCTTCGACCAGCCAGGATTTCACCGCATTGGCGCGGCGCAGGCTGAGTGCCATGTTGGATTCTTCGCTGCCGATGGTGTCGGTGTGGCCGTCGATGACGAAAAGAGTGTCTGGATTGCGGTCGATGAGCACGCCGAGCATCATGAGCGATGTTTTGGCGGTTTCGCGCAGCCGGTGTTCGCCGAAGTCGAAGAGCAGATCGGTAGGCATGTAGATGGGTTTCGATGCGTCGGTGAGTTTGCCCCCGGGGAGGTTTACCAATTGGTCGAGCGTAGCGAAGCCGTCGAGGGCGTCACCGCGGCCTTGGCGGTCGGCTGCGTTGCGGATCTGATCCATCAGGTCCTTTTGATCCGAGAGCGCGGAGTCCGAGTTGGCCAGGTTGATGGCCATCTGCTTGTCCGATGCCTCGGGGGCGTGGCTGAGGTGGGTTTCCAGTGCGTTGAGTGCATCGTCGCTGGCGGCGACGGACGTGGTTTCCAGAGAGCTGAGCGAGGCGTCGAGCACAGCGGCTGAGGCTTCTTCTGAAATGGCTGGCGCCAGGTTGGCTGGTTCTTCGAACTCGGGGGAGAACGCGATCTCGCGGTCGTCCGGGATCATTTCCTGCAGCTCGAGCAGGTCGATTTCCGCGTCGAGCGATTCGCTGTCGAGTTCTTCCTGCTCCAATTGGCTCAGGTCCATGTCCGGTGCCTGGTCTTGTTCGGCGGCGCGTTGGGAGGCATCAAGAGTCGTTTGGTCGAGCTCCACCCGTTGGACGAGTACAGGCTCATCACTGACTTTGCGGTCGCCGCGTGCGGATTGCGGGATCATCAAGTCGCCGAAGTACATGAAGAGCCCGAGGTGAACGAGAATTGAGAACACGAGCGCCACGATGATCCACCAGCGCAGTACCCGGGATTCGGGAACCCGGATGATGTCGCGCCGGCGTACGTTTTGCCAGCGGTAGGTGGATTGTGTGTCGAGTCTCAAGGCGGTAGACAGAGGTTGGGGCGGACGCTACGCGAGAATCCGCAGTGGAGTTTCACCGGGATCGCGGGTGATGTCAGTTTCCGAGGGATGGGGCGCGAATTCAAGTCGCGATCTGTGGGGCGTCGGCAATGAGATGAAGGCTTGCCATTGGCGTAGGATAGGGCAGTGTGACAGCTCGAATTTATAACCAACCTTACTCATCCCTCACATACTATGGCAGAGCGTACCAACACCGACCCCGAACGCATGGAGAAAATTGTCAGCCTGTGCAAGCGCCGTGGGTTCATTTTCCAGTCGGCCGAGATCTACGGCGGACTGAACGGATGCTGGGACTACGGTCCGCTCGGGGCTGAGTTGAAGAAGAACCTGAAGGACTACTGGTGGCGCCGCACCGTGCGCGAGCGCGACGATATCGAAGGTCTCGATGGATCAATCCTGACCCACCGTGAGGTGCTGACCGCTTCTGGTCACGTCGGCGGGTTCTCCGACCCAATGTGCGACGACCTCCTGACCAAGGAGCGATTGCGCGCCGACCAGATCGAGCCGCAGACTGGTGTGGCCTATCATTACACCGGTGCATCGTACCCGGACACCGACTGGTCGGTGGAGCGTCCTTACTCCGTGTTGATCTACCCGGATCAAAACCAGGACGAGAACAAGGCACGCAAGATTGCAAAGCAGTACTACTCGCAGTTCCTCAAGGACCAGCAGTTGTCGCCGAAGAAGATTCAGCTCGCAGGTGAGACCTCCGAGCCGGTGGAGAACACGACCCGCTACAACCCGGCCACAGGATCGTTGGTGACCGAGCCACGTGAGTTCAACCTCATGTTCAAGACCCAGATGGGCGCGTCGTCGTCGGAAGACGATCCGAACGCAGTGGCCTACCTTCGTCCGGAGACCGCGCAGACCATTTTCGTGAACTTCAAGAACGTGCTCGAGACCACGCGTCAGAAGCTGCCATTTGGTATTGCCCAGATCGGTAAGGCGTTCCGCAACGAGATCAACCCACGTAACTTCACCTTCCGCTCACGTGAGTTCGAGCAGATGGAGATCGAGTTCTTCTGCCATCCGGACGACGGCTTGCGTCTCACCGACGAGTGGCTGGAAGAGCGCATCAAGTTCTATGGCGAGATCGGGATCCCTCGTGAAAAACTTCACATCCTCGATGTGCCGGACGGTGAGCGCGCTCACTACTCGAAGAAGACCTACGACATCGAATACGAATTCCCATTTGGTATTCAGGAGCTCGAAGGGGTGGCTTATCGCACCGACTACGATCTTGGAAAACACCAGGATCACGCGGGCAAGACCATGGAGTACTTCGACGAGCAGACGAAGGAGAAGTTCATCCCACACGTGGTCGAGCCATCCGCCGGATGCGACCGCACCGTGCTCGCCATGATCTGTGAAGCCTATGACGAAGAGACGCTGACCAACGAGAAGGGCAAAGAAGAGAAGCGCACCGTGATGCACTTCGAACCACGCATCGCTCCGATCAAGGCGGCGATTTTCCCATTGCTCAAGAAGAGCGAGGAGCAAGTGCGCATCGCCCGCGAGATCGAGGCCACGCTTTCGCCGCTGATGAATGTGTTCTACGACGAAAGCGGAGCCGTGGGGCGTCGTTACCGTCGTCAGGACGAGGTCGGTACGCCATTCTGCATTACCGTCGACTTCGAGACTCTCGGTGACGAAGGTGAAGAGCTGAAGGATACCGTGACCATCCGCCACCGCGACAGCATGGAGCAGGAGCGCGTCGCCATCAGCGAGCTTCCTGTTTGGCTGATCAAGCGCACCCGATAATCGGGCGCGTAGGGCTTGATCCTTTGTCCTCGTATCTGTGGGGGCGGGGATACCACAAAAAGCACGAAAACTTTATGGGAGCTGGCGGATGTCAGCTCCCATTCCTTTTGTGGCTTTTTGTGTTTTTCGTTGCTATAAAAACCGAGCGTTTCGCATCATCCCATGAACTGGAAAGTCATCATCGCGGGGAAACCTGCACTTAAGTTTGCCAAAGACGGTGTTGCTGATTACGAGAAGCGGCTGCGTCGGTTTGCGAAGCTGGAAATCGTGACGGTCCGCGATGGCAGCCGTGAGGATGTGTCCGAGCGTTTGTTGAAGGCGAGTGAGGGATGTTTTCGTATTGCGCTGGACGAGCGGGGGGCGTCGTGGACGACGATGGACTTTGTGGAAAAGGTGAATGCCTGGGAAATGCGCGGCGTGAAGACGGTGGCGTTGTTGATCGGGGCGTCCGATGGGCACACCGAAGAGTTACGCAAATCTTGTGACCTGACCTTGTGTCTGGGAACGATGACCCTCCAGCACGAGATGGCGCTTCTGATCCTGATGGAGCAGATCTATCGGGTTTATAACATCAAAGCCGGAACGCCGTATCATAGGGTTTAAGTTTGCTAGTTTTCAGCGTTTAGTTGGCAGTTGTCGTGGTTTGGGCGTTGGAAGGAGTGGGCGGAGAAGTTTTAGGTGGTTAGGTTTTATGTTTTAGGTAGTGATCGGAGCGCCGGTCTCCAGTCCGGCCGTCAACCCCTTCCGGCGTAGCCGCATGATCCCTATGGGAGTGCAGCGAGAATCGCTGCTTTGTATCCACGGTTGGCGTTGCTGTTGTGGGGCGTGGGTACACGTTGCCAGCACCCTGTCAGGGTGCGGTATTGTCGTATTGGCGGGATCCCAGGGTGAAGTCGCCTGAGGCTCCTCTCACCCTGGGCTGGTTTGCGGCTCGCTTTCAGCGAGGAGATTGGTCGCTAGGTCGCTGCGCTCCGTTGGATTTTCAGATGTCGACAGGAATGTCGACCCTCCAGCGACGCCCGGGGCGCGGAGCCTAAATCAAAAAACCTAACTCACCTAAAACGTGCTCGGAAACCTGAAGAACCCATCCGCTACCAGATTCGTCGCGGTGGCGATTTCATCTGTCGTCAGCCCGCGCAGGTGGGCGATGGCGTCGGCGGTGTGGCGGACGAAGGCGGGTTCGTTGCGTTTGCCGCGGTGGGGTTCGGGGGCGAGGTAGGGGGCGTCGGTTTCGACCATGATGCGGTCGAGGGGGACGTGGGTGGCGGCTTGGCGCGTGTCGTGGGCGTTCTTGCCTTTGAACGACGCAATGCCGGTGAACGAGACGATGCCGTCGATCTCGAAAATTGGATCCGCGTTCTCGGTGGGCCCCAGAAAGCAGTGGAAAAGCGGACGTACTTTGCCGGCAAAGTCGCGGGCGATCTCCAATGCATCGTCGAGCGATTGTTTGCCGCTGCGGTCGCGGGTGTGGATCACGATGTTGCGGCCGGTTTGCTCGGCGATCTCAAAGTGACGGCGCAGCAGGTCGCGCTGGCGTTGGTGATAGGCTTCGTCCGTCCAGCCCTCGGGAGCGGGGTGGAAGTAGTCGAGCCCCGTCTCGCCGATGGCGACGACTTGATCCGGGTTCTGCTCGATGAGGCAGAGCAGATGCTCGTCCCAGCCGTCGGTGGTTTCGGTGACGTCGCATGGGTGGATGCCGATGCAGGCGAAAACCGTGCCGGGAAACTGCTTGGCGATCTCGATCTGGCGCGGGCAGTCGTCGGTGCTAGTGCCCAATGTCACCAATCGCGTGACTCCGGCCTCGCGAGCGTTGGCGACGAGTGATTCGAGTTCCTCTGCCGGGAACTTATGCGAGGCGAGGTGGCAGTGTGTGTCGGTGAGTGGGATCATGGAGCGGGCCTGAATATGGGAGATCGGGCCGGCACCGTAGCCTGCAGCAGGTGGGGTGGCAACAGACTACGGTTTGCTACGCGCGGCATCTGGATTATGCCTCGGCGGACGGGTGGTCGCCGGCGGGATCCTGGAGGTAGGTCTTGGGCTTGTAGGCCATTGCGAATGGAATGAAGACAATGGCCGTGCCGAGCATCAGTTTGGTGAAGAACCAGAAATAGGCGGCACCTTCGAGACGAGGCTGGCCACCGGCGAACCAAGTGGTGGTCAACGACGAGGCTTCCTTGTCCACTGAGCGCTCCATTTGTTGTTTTTTGCGTTGTTCGTAGAGCCATGTGCCCTCGCCGTATTCGTCGGCTTTGTGGACTTCGAGTGTGACTCCGAGATCCCACTGGGTGGTGGGTTCTGCGTCAGGGCCCATCGACACGATACGTGCTTGTTTGGTGTGGAGGCGCTGGTAGGTGAGTGGGTTGCCCCACGGGTCGAGTGGCAGGTTGTCGAGGGATTCCGGCAGTTCGCCCTGGGTGTCGAAATGGGTGATCACGCGTTGGGCGGCGGCTTGGAGGTCGTCGGTCACGGCCGAGACGATGACGTTGTCCTGGCGTTGCAGGTCGTCGAGAGTGCCGGCTTGTTGGTCTAACCCGATATTGGTGCCCTGGGTGTCGAACTCCGGTGTTGGAGCGGGGATGTAGATGTTGACGATGCCGGTGATGAGGTTGCCGGCAAAGACGGAAAGCAGATAGAGCGACATCACGAACGATTTGATCTTCTTCGGCGACTGCGTGTAGGCGAACTCCAAACAAACGATGGAGACCATCACTTCACCGGCGGTGAGGATGACGTAGGCGAGAATCTGCCACCAGACGCTCGGTGTGTTGCCGGCGTCGATCGACTCCTGCGCCAAAGCGGTCACAGCGAACGCAACGGCCATCAGGAAAAGACCGGCACCAATTTTGCGCAGCGGGGTGAGTGGCACGATCTTTCCGACCAACGGGTACACGCCCCAGGTGAAGAGCGGGATCAGGACGAGGATGAGGAACGGGTTGGCGGCCTGGATCTGCGATGGCAGGACGGTGATGCCGAACACATTGAGATCCATCTTCTCGGCCTGGAACACGAGGGTGCTCGCGGTTTGGTCGAACAAACACCAGAACACCGCCACGAAAAGGAACAGTGGGATCAGCTTGAACAAGGCGCTGCGACCATCGCGGCTGAAGAGCTCATCGAAGAAATGCCGGCCGTGTGGCGGGACGTGGATGAATTTGTTGCGCCCCATCCAGAAGGCGACGGTGGCCAGAGCCATCAGCACGCCGGGGATGCCGAATGCCCAGTGCGGGCCGTGCCATTTGAGGATCAATGGGATGGCGAGGTTAGAGACGACGGCGCCAAAGTTGATCGAGAGGTAGAAGATGTTGAAGATCTTGGTCAGCAGGTGGGCGTTGCCGCGCCCGAACTGATCGCCGACGTGGGCGGAGACGCAGGATTTGATGCCGCCGGCTCCGAGTGCGATCAAGCCTAGCCCGCTGAGCAGCCAGAACTGCACGACTCCGCCGATGCCCATGAAGGCGAGCGCCAGGTGGCCGAGGCAGTAGACGATGGAGAGACTGATGATGGTCTTGTATTTGCCGAGGAAGACGTCCGAGAGAATGGCTCCGAGAATGGGGGTGAAATAGACCGCGGAGTTGAAGAACGAGACGTAGGAGGTGGCTTCGGTCTCGCTCATGGACGTGCCGCCCATGACTCCGAGGTAGTTGGCGAGGAAGATGGCAAGCGCCGCCTTCATGCCGTAGAACGAGAACCGCTCGGCGGCTTCATTCGAGATGATGTACGGGATGCCGCCAGGCATCTTGGTGGTGTCGGTGGGAGTGCTGCGATAGGACACGTCTGGGAAAATGGTAAAGTTGGATCGGGCGGTGGTGCCGGCGATGGTAGGCGATGAGGGCGGGGCGATGGTAGGAAAATAAAAACGCCCGCGCAACGCGTCCCTGAAATGATTCGGGGGAGTGCGTTAACGCGGGCGTGAGAATCAAGCTCAGCGGATTGCTCTTACCACTCGATGGTAGCGGCGGCCCAGGTCAGGCCGGCGCCGAAGACGACGAGCACGATGTTGTCGCCGCGCTGGATGGCACCGGTTTTGTGGGCTTCGTCCAATGCGATGGCAACGGCGGCAGCCGATGTGTTGCCGTACTTCTGCAAGTTGACGAACATGCGCTCTTCCGGAAGGTCGAGGCGTTCGCGGATGGCTTCGATGATGCGCAGGTTGGCCTGGTGAGGGATGACCTTGGCGATGTCGCCAGGCTGGAGGCCGGCGTCGGCGATGACGTCGAGCGAGCCCTTCTTCATTGCGGTGACCGCGTGTTTGAAGACTTCACGGCCGGCCATGAAGATGGTGCCGTTTTCGGTTTCGCACGATGGATCGTCCGCGCCCGGAGCTGGTGCGGTACCTGAGCATGGCACTTTGAGGATACCTGTCTGGCGTCCGTCAGTGCCGATGCGGGTGGCGAGGATCTTGCCGGAGTCCTCGGTGCCGCGGGTGAGCACGGCAGCGCCCGCGCCGTCGCCGAAGAGCACGCAGGTGTTGCGGTCATTCCAGTTCACCAGTGACGAGAGTTTCTCCGCGCCGATGATGAGGGCGTTTTTGATCGCGCCGGCGCCGATTTGGGCGGCAGCGATGTTCATGGCGTAGAGGAATCCCGAGCAGGCTGCCGAGACGTCGTAAGCCACGGCCTTCTTCGCGCCGAGCTTCTGTTGGACGAAGCAGGCGGTGGCTGGAAATGCCATGTCTGGCGTGACGGTGCCGACGATGATCAAGTCGAGGTCGGCGGCGGTGATGCCGGCGTCTTCAAGAGCTGCCTTGGCGGCTGCCGTGGCCAGGTCGCTGGTGGCTTGGTCATCGGCGGCGATGCGGCGTTCCTTGATGCCGGTGCGGGTGGTGATCCATTCGTCCGAGGTGTCGACGAGTTTCTCCAGGTCGGCGTTGGTCAGAACTTTTTCCGGAACGTAGGATCCGGTGCCGGCCACTTGAACCGGGTAGAGGGAAATTTCAGACATGGGATTCGCTAAGTGAAATTTTGGAAAATCAGTGGGCGGCGTGATCCTGGGGATGACCGCAAACGCGGCACATCCCTACGCCATGGATGGTCACTTGCCAAGCTTGGCGAGCTCTTCTTCGATGTGCGGGTTCACGCGGTGGCTGACACTTTCGCAGGCGACACGGATGCCGTTTTTCACCGCCAGAGCGGATGACGAGCCGTGACCGATGATGCAGATGCCATTGACTCCGAGCAGCGGGCTGCCGCCGTAGCTCTCGTAGCTGCCGCGTTCCTTGACTGACTTGAAGGCGTTTTTGGCAATCAGCGCGCCAAGCATGCGCAGCGGGCTCGCTTTGATCTCCGACTTCAACCATTTGAACATGATCTTGGCCGTGCCTTCGCAGGTTTTGAGTACCACGTTGCCGGTGAATCCATCGCAGAGGATCACGTCGATGCCTTTATCAAAGATGTCGTTGCCTTCGATGTTGCCGACAAAGTTCACCGGGGCGTCCTTGAGCAATCCGAAGACTTCGCGGGTGAAATCGGTGCCTTTGTGGTCCTCTTCGCCGACTGACATCAGGCCGATCTTTGGCGACTGTACGCCGATGACGTGCTTGAGGTAGACCGAGCCCATCACCGCGTACTGAACGAGGTGCTGTGGTTTCGCGTCGACGTTGGCGCCGGCGTCGAGGATCAGTCCGAGTCCGTGTTCGGCAGGAACCGGCGAGGCGATACCCGGGCGGTCGACGCCTTTGAGCATGCGCCATTTCACCGACGTGGCGGCCACCGAGGCACCGGTGTGGCCGGCGGAGAAGACCGCTTCGGCTTCGCCCTTTTTGACCAGGTCGGCGGCGACGGTGATCGACGAATCTTTCTTCTGACGCAGCGGGGCGGTGGCGGGATCGTGCATGTCCACCACTTGGCTGGCGTGGACGATTTCAATGCGGCGGTCGCTGAGACCTGCGGCCTGCATCGCGTTCTTGAGAGTCTGTTCGTCTCCGGTGAGGAGGAGTTTGGTGATGTCCTTGCGCTCGGCAAGGGCGAGCTTTACGCCCTCAATGACATTCTTCGGGGCGAAATCTCCGCCCATTCCGTCGACAACAATATTCATAGCTAGAAAGGCTCCGTGAATGGTGGGGCAATGCGTCCGCGCCCCACGAGTTGGTAGAGTGTGCTGCAGGTTCCGCGGTGGCGCAAGTCCCTGAAATGACCGATACCCGCTCGTGGCGGTGGCACGAGTGGCTGCGCGTTGCCCTGCATTTGGCGTGATGGATGAGCCTCTTGCAGTGCTGGCTGTGTGGTGCCATGGTTCCGCCGTGAGCCCAATCAACCGCCATCCTGAAGAGGACGAGTTCGGACGTGGATCCGGAGCGCCCGAAAATAACCAACCGCGTCAGTCGTCAGGCAAGGTGCTGGCATTTTTCGCGGTGGTCATGATGGTGGTGGCCGGATTGCGCTTGGCTGATTCGATGCATCGCACCGAGGTGGAGGAATTTGTGTCGACCACCGGAGTGGGGGACTTGGAATTGTTTTCCCAGGGGGACAAAGAAGCCAACCTTGATGATCTGTGGCGCGAGGTGTGCCGCTTTGATGGCGAGCCACTCTTCCGCCGCGCTCGCAAGCCAAAGCGCTTCAACGATCTCGACATGCTGCGCGTTGGGCGTACCGACGACGGGAAGTACTGGCTCTACCAACCGGTGAGCGACAAGGAAGGGGACAAGTACAACCCGGTGCCGGATCCCGCCGAGGAAGATGGCGCGCCGACCTATTACCTGCGCACCGGCGACCAGTCGATCGACGGAAAAGGTCGCTACCTCCAGGTGGGCATGCAAAAATATCGTGCGCCAGAGTAGCCATGATCCCCATGCGCTCGGGGATCGGTGGATGATGGCGCGCGCCTCGGCAGGATTTCCTCTTGCCTCGATTGGCGGCGAGTTGCAAGTTGCGAAACCGCGGTGGTTTCGGCCGTCCCGTCGGGCTATTCCAGATATCGAGTTTATGAAGATTGAACGCGCGCTGTTATCCGTTTCAGACAAGACCGGACTTGTCGAATTTGCACAGGGTCTCCACGACCAGGGGATTGAACTTCTCTCCACCGGTGGAACTGCCAAGTCGATCCGCGACGCAGGCCTCCCTGTGACCGACGTTTCCGACTACACCGGGTTCCCTGAGCTCTTCGGCGGCCGCGTGAAGACGCTGCACCCGAAAGTCCACGGTGGATTGCTCTTCCGCCGCGATGACGAGACCCACCGCACCCAGGCCAAGGCCAACGACATCCCGCCGATCGACCTCGTGGTGGTGAACCTTTACAAGTTCGAGGAGACCGTGGCTCAGGAGGGCGTGACCCTTTCCCAGGCGATCGAGAAGATCGACATCGGTGGTCCGGCAATGCTCCGCGCCTCCGCCAAGAACTACAACTCGGTGACCGTGGTGGTCGACCCAGCCGACTACGACAAGGTGCTCGGCGAGATCAAAGAGAACGGGGAAACCCAGCTCAAGACCCGCGAGCAACTCGCGATCAAAGTTTTCCAGCGCACCGCTGCCTACGACACCGCCATCTCGACCTACCTCGCGCCAGACGAAGGCAAGAGCGAAGCCCTCGAGATCAAGTCACCGCTCTACGCACAGCTCCGCTACGGCGACAACCCACACCAGGAAACCCGCCTCTACGGCAACTTCGGTGACTACTTCGAGCAGCTTCAGGGCAAGGATCTTTCCTACACCAACGTGCTCGACATCGAAGGCGCGGCCGACCTCATCTCCGAGTTCCGCCGCCCTACCGTGGCAATCCTCAAGCACACCAACCCATGCGGTGTGGGCTCCGACGACAGCGGTATCCGCGCTGCCTGGGACAAGGCATTCGAAACCGACCGCCAGGCTCCATTCGGTGGCGTGATCGTCTGCAACCGTCCGCTCGACGAAGCACTCGCCCGTGTGATCTCGGAAATCTTCACTGACGTTATCATTGCTCCTGACTTCGAGAGCGATGCCCGTGCCATCCTTCAGAAGAAAAAGAACCTGCGCCTCATCCGCATGGCTCCTGAGTACGCCAACGTCCAGGCCAACCCGGTCGTGCGCTCGGCTCCAGGTGGCTTCATGGTGATGGACAAAGACGTCCGCGCCCTCGGCCTCGGCGACATCGAAGACAAGGTCGTCACCAAGCGCCCGCCAACAACCGACGAGATCGAGGCGATGAAGTTCGCCTGGCGCGTGGTCAAGCACGTCCGCTCGAACGCGATTGTGTTTGCTAACAGCGACCGCACGCTCGGTATCGGTGCCGGCCAGATGTCCCGCATCGACTCCAGCCGTATCGCGGTCTGGAAAGCCAAGGAAGCCGGCCTTTCGCTCAAGGGCAGCGTCGTCGCCTCCGACGGCCTCTACCCATTCGCCGACGGCCTCATCGCCGCCGCTGAAGCCGGTGCCACCGCCGCGATCCAGCCAGGTGGCTCGATCCGCGACAAGGAAGTCATCGCCGCCGCCGACGAGCGCGACATCGCGATGGTCATGACCGGCCACCGCCACTTCCTTCATTGATCCTCTTGCGGAGAACTCCGCAAACCACAACGCACCGGCAGG from Sulfuriroseicoccus oceanibius includes:
- a CDS encoding putative Na+/H+ antiporter — protein: MTIHQIARKVLPLILVIMALAPLTAQAAGGGGDLKPAYPATETSPAQYSVFPTPLNQYEPVVTEDGSEPGMLDVIKSRATPFNVTVTLIFLLAIIHTFMAGKITHLSHVAQQHHEEQIKRDRRTAEDKPHIGAKDDVCFKATMLHFLGEVEAIFGIWTLALVGATVHFYDWHNFTLYLDKDRNFTEPMFVIVIMAIAASRPVLRFAEGAMKIAANLGKGSPASWWLAVLTIAPVLGSFITEPAAMTIGAMILLKRFYKLKPKKSFAYATLGLLFVNISVGGTLTNFAAPPVLMVASGWEWSSAHMLADFGWKAVIAILLSNTAYFMFFRAELTRLADAADGVEDGEIHPERWEDRTDPIPAWIIIVHLGFLAWTVFNAHHPVLFIGGFLFFLAFVTATEHHQNRISLRSPLLVGFFLAALIVHGGLQSWWIEPIILGLPNSLLMLGSTVLTAFNDNAAITYLASTVDGISTGAQYAVVAGAVTGGGLTVIANAPNPAGQSILGKAFEEGINPLFLALGALFPTAICYICFAILPALDGTVHSDEPANPAAIEQHVESTQEAPAAH
- a CDS encoding OmpA family protein — translated: MRLDTQSTYRWQNVRRRDIIRVPESRVLRWWIIVALVFSILVHLGLFMYFGDLMIPQSARGDRKVSDEPVLVQRVELDQTTLDASQRAAEQDQAPDMDLSQLEQEELDSESLDAEIDLLELQEMIPDDREIAFSPEFEEPANLAPAISEEASAAVLDASLSSLETTSVAASDDALNALETHLSHAPEASDKQMAINLANSDSALSDQKDLMDQIRNAADRQGRGDALDGFATLDQLVNLPGGKLTDASKPIYMPTDLLFDFGEHRLRETAKTSLMMLGVLIDRNPDTLFVIDGHTDTIGSEESNMALSLRRANAVKSWLVEALMISPARIQTRGLGETKPIVSPTGDADAQQPNRRVEIQTVKKDAPVRRATPVTPAGR
- a CDS encoding glycine--tRNA ligase, with translation MAERTNTDPERMEKIVSLCKRRGFIFQSAEIYGGLNGCWDYGPLGAELKKNLKDYWWRRTVRERDDIEGLDGSILTHREVLTASGHVGGFSDPMCDDLLTKERLRADQIEPQTGVAYHYTGASYPDTDWSVERPYSVLIYPDQNQDENKARKIAKQYYSQFLKDQQLSPKKIQLAGETSEPVENTTRYNPATGSLVTEPREFNLMFKTQMGASSSEDDPNAVAYLRPETAQTIFVNFKNVLETTRQKLPFGIAQIGKAFRNEINPRNFTFRSREFEQMEIEFFCHPDDGLRLTDEWLEERIKFYGEIGIPREKLHILDVPDGERAHYSKKTYDIEYEFPFGIQELEGVAYRTDYDLGKHQDHAGKTMEYFDEQTKEKFIPHVVEPSAGCDRTVLAMICEAYDEETLTNEKGKEEKRTVMHFEPRIAPIKAAIFPLLKKSEEQVRIAREIEATLSPLMNVFYDESGAVGRRYRRQDEVGTPFCITVDFETLGDEGEELKDTVTIRHRDSMEQERVAISELPVWLIKRTR
- a CDS encoding 23S rRNA (pseudouridine(1915)-N(3))-methyltransferase RlmH; its protein translation is MNWKVIIAGKPALKFAKDGVADYEKRLRRFAKLEIVTVRDGSREDVSERLLKASEGCFRIALDERGASWTTMDFVEKVNAWEMRGVKTVALLIGASDGHTEELRKSCDLTLCLGTMTLQHEMALLILMEQIYRVYNIKAGTPYHRV
- a CDS encoding TatD family hydrolase — its product is MIPLTDTHCHLASHKFPAEELESLVANAREAGVTRLVTLGTSTDDCPRQIEIAKQFPGTVFACIGIHPCDVTETTDGWDEHLLCLIEQNPDQVVAIGETGLDYFHPAPEGWTDEAYHQRQRDLLRRHFEIAEQTGRNIVIHTRDRSGKQSLDDALEIARDFAGKVRPLFHCFLGPTENADPIFEIDGIVSFTGIASFKGKNAHDTRQAATHVPLDRIMVETDAPYLAPEPHRGKRNEPAFVRHTADAIAHLRGLTTDEIATATNLVADGFFRFPSTF